The Tamandua tetradactyla isolate mTamTet1 chromosome 8, mTamTet1.pri, whole genome shotgun sequence genome includes a window with the following:
- the RPS25 gene encoding small ribosomal subunit protein eS25 yields MPPKDDKKKKDAGKSAKKDKDPVNKSGGKAKKKKWSKGKVRDKLNNLVLFDKATYDKLCKEVPNYKLITPAVVSERLKIRGSLARAALQELLSKGLIKLVSKHRAQVIYTRNTKGGDAPAAGEDA; encoded by the exons ATG CCGCCCAAGGACGACAAGAAGAAGAAGGATGCCGGAAAGTCGGCCAAGAAAGACAAAGACCCAGTGAACAAATCTGGGGGCAAAGCCAAAAAGAAG AAGTGGTCCAAAGGCAAAGTTCGGGATAAGCTCAATAACCTAGTCTTGTTTGACAAAGCCACTTACGACAAACTCTGTAAGGAAGTTCCCAACTACAAGCTTATAACTCCAGCTGTTGTCTCTGAGAGACTGAAGATTCGAGGTTCCCTGGCTAGGGCAGCCCTTCAGGAGCTGCTTAGTAAAG GACTTATCAAGCTGGTTTCAAAGCACAGAGCTCAAGTAATTTACACCAGAAACACCAAGGGTGGAGATGCCCCAGCTGCCGGTGAAGATGCATGA
- the SLC37A4 gene encoding glucose-6-phosphate exchanger SLC37A4 isoform X2 has translation MVAQGYSFYRTVIFSAMFGGYSLYYFNRKTFSFVMPSLVEEIPLDKDDLGLITSSQSAAYAISKFVSGVLSDQMSARWLFSSGLFLVGLVNIVFSWSSTVAVFAALWFLNGLAQGLGWPPCGKVLRKWFEPSQFGTWWAILSTSMNLAGGLGPILATILAQSYSWRSTLALSGALCVIVSFLCLLLIHNEPADVGLCNLDPTPSKGKKGSLKEDSTLQELLLSPYLWVLSTGYLVVFGVKTCCTDWGQFFLIQEKGQSALVGSSYMSALEVGGLVGSIAAGYLSDRAMAKAGPSIHGSPRHGLLLLMMAGMTVSMYLFRVTVTSDSPKLWILVLGAVFGFSSYGPIALFGVIANESAPPNLCGTSHAIVGLMANVGGFLAGLPFSTIAKHYSWSTAFWVAEVICAASTAAFFLLRNIRTKMGRLPKKAE, from the exons ATGGTGGCCCAGGGATACAGCTTTTATCGCACTGTGATCTTCTCAGCCATGTTTGGGGGCTATAGCCTATACTACTTCAACCGCAAGACCTTCTCCTTTGTCATGCCCTCATTGGTGGAGGAGATCCCTCTGGACAAGGATGACTTGG GGCtcatcaccagcagccagtcggCAGCTTATGCCATCAGCAAGTTTGTGAGTGGGGTGTTGTCTGACCAGATGAGTGCTCGCTGGCTCTTTTCTTCGGGGCTGTTCCTGGTTGGCCTGGTCAACATAGTTTTTTCCTGGAGCTCCACGGTTGCTGTCTTCGCTGCTCTCTGGTTCCTCAATGGCCTTGCACAGGGGCTGGGCTGGCCACCATGTGGGAAGGTCCTGCGGAAG TGGTTTGAGCCATCCCAGTTTGGCACTTGGTGGGCCATCCTGTCAACCAGCATGAACCTGGCTGGAGGGCTTGGCCCCATCCTGGCAACCATCCTTGCACAGAGCTATAGTTGGCGCAGCACATTGGCCCTGTCTGGGGCACTATGTGTGATTGTCTCCTTCCTCTGTCTCCTGCTCATCCACAATGAACCTGCTGATGTTGGACTCTGCAACCTGGACCCCACCCCTTCCAAAGGCAAGAAGG GCTCCTTGAAGGAGGACAGTACCCTCCAGGAGCTACTGCTATCCCCCTACCTGTGGGTGCTCTCCACTGGCTACCTCGTAGTGTTTGGCGTGAAGACCTGCTGCACTGACTGGGGCCAGTTCTTCCTTATCCAGGAGAAAGGCCAGTCAGCCCTCGTGG GTAGCTCCTACATGAGTGCCCTGGAGGTTGGGGGCCTGGTAGGCAGCATCGCAGCTGGCTACCTGTCAGACCGGGCTATGGCAAAG GCAGGACCGTCTATCCACGGGAGCCCTCGCCATGGGCTGCTGCTGCTCATGATGGCTGGCATGACCGTGTCCATGTACCTCTTCCGGGTAACTGTGACCAGTGACTCCCCCAAG CTCTGGATCCTAGTGTTGGGTGCTGTGTTTGGTTTCTCCTCTTACGGGCCCATTGCCCTGTTTGGAGTTATAGCCAATGAAAGTGCCCCTCCCAACTTGTGTGGTACCTCCCATGCCATTGTGGGACTCATGGCCAATG TGGGTGGTTTCCTGGCTGGGTTGCCCTTCAGCACCATTGCCAAGCACTACAGCTGGAGCACAGCCTTCTGGGTGGCTGAAGTTATCTGTGCAGCCAGCACAGCTGCTTTCTTCCTCCTAAGAAACATCCGCACCAAGATGGGCCGACTGCCCAAGAAGGCTGAGTGA
- the TRAPPC4 gene encoding trafficking protein particle complex subunit 4 isoform X2 yields the protein MAIFSVYVVNKAGGLIYQLDSYTPRAEAEKTFSYPLDLLLKLHDERVLVAFGQRDGIRVGHAVLAINGLDVNGKYTADGKEVLEYLGNPANYPVSIRFGRPRLTSNEKLMLASMFHSLFAIGSQLSPEQGSSGIEMLETDTFKLHCFQTLTGIKFVVLADPRQAGIDSLLRKIYEIYSDFALKNPFYSLEMPIRCELFDQNLKLALEVAEKAGTFGPGS from the exons ATGGCGATTTTTAGTGTGTATGTGGTGAACAAAGCTGGCGGCCTAATTTACCAGTTGGATAGCTACACGCCTcgtgctgaggctgagaaaactTTCAGTTATCCGCTTGATCTACTGCTCAAGCTTCACGACGAGCGTGTGCTGGTTGCCTTCGGCCAGCGCGACGGCATCCGGG TGGGACACGCTGTGCTGGCAATCAATGGCCTGGATGTGAACGGCAAGTACACGGCCGACGGGAAAGAGGTGCTGGAGTACCTGGGCAACCCTGCGAATTATCCGGTGTCCATTCGATTCGGCCGGCCCCGCCTCACCTCCAATGAGAAACTCATGCTAGCGTCCATGTTCCACTC GCTCTTTGCCATCGGCTCCCAGCTGTCTCCTGAACAGGGCAGCTCAGGCATTGAGATGCTAGAGACAGACACATTCAAACTGCACTGCTTCCAGACACTGACAG GAATCAAGTTTGTGGTGCTGGCGGATCCTAGGCAAGCTGGAATTGATTCTCTTCTCCGAAAGATTTATGAAATTTACTCAGACTTTGCCCTCAAAAATCCATTCTACTCCCTGGAAATGCCCATCAG GTGTGAGCTGTTTGACCAGAACTTGAAGCTAGCCCTGGAGGTGGCAGAAAAGGCTGGGACTTTTGGACCTGGGTCATAG
- the TRAPPC4 gene encoding trafficking protein particle complex subunit 4 isoform X1, whose protein sequence is MVEVTPPSACDPARQCKEHSRLIPPQLSPSIAPVSGSRWFHTLEAHHREAQRAIVATAALLRCRGKKETLLSKRPQNLHPQKTLPGQWAEPRGGSLGHAVLAINGLDVNGKYTADGKEVLEYLGNPANYPVSIRFGRPRLTSNEKLMLASMFHSLFAIGSQLSPEQGSSGIEMLETDTFKLHCFQTLTGIKFVVLADPRQAGIDSLLRKIYEIYSDFALKNPFYSLEMPIRCELFDQNLKLALEVAEKAGTFGPGS, encoded by the exons ATGGTCGAAGTAACACCCCCGTCGGCTTGTGATCCAGCGCGGCAGTGCAAGGAGCACTCCCGTCTGATCCCACCTCAACTGAGCCCCAGCATCGCCCCGGTTTCAGGATCCCGCTGGTTTCACACACTAGAAGCTCACCATCGCGAAGCTCAGAGAGCAATAGTTGCCACTGCAGCCTTGCTAAGATGTCGGGGGAAAAAGGAAACGCTGCTGTCGAAGAGGCCCCAAAACCTCCACCCGCAGAAAACACTTCCGGGGCAATGGGCGGAGCCCCGCGGAGGAAGTT TGGGACACGCTGTGCTGGCAATCAATGGCCTGGATGTGAACGGCAAGTACACGGCCGACGGGAAAGAGGTGCTGGAGTACCTGGGCAACCCTGCGAATTATCCGGTGTCCATTCGATTCGGCCGGCCCCGCCTCACCTCCAATGAGAAACTCATGCTAGCGTCCATGTTCCACTC GCTCTTTGCCATCGGCTCCCAGCTGTCTCCTGAACAGGGCAGCTCAGGCATTGAGATGCTAGAGACAGACACATTCAAACTGCACTGCTTCCAGACACTGACAG GAATCAAGTTTGTGGTGCTGGCGGATCCTAGGCAAGCTGGAATTGATTCTCTTCTCCGAAAGATTTATGAAATTTACTCAGACTTTGCCCTCAAAAATCCATTCTACTCCCTGGAAATGCCCATCAG GTGTGAGCTGTTTGACCAGAACTTGAAGCTAGCCCTGGAGGTGGCAGAAAAGGCTGGGACTTTTGGACCTGGGTCATAG
- the SLC37A4 gene encoding glucose-6-phosphate exchanger SLC37A4 isoform X1 produces MVAQGYSFYRTVIFSAMFGGYSLYYFNRKTFSFVMPSLVEEIPLDKDDLGLITSSQSAAYAISKFVSGVLSDQMSARWLFSSGLFLVGLVNIVFSWSSTVAVFAALWFLNGLAQGLGWPPCGKVLRKWFEPSQFGTWWAILSTSMNLAGGLGPILATILAQSYSWRSTLALSGALCVIVSFLCLLLIHNEPADVGLCNLDPTPSKGKKGSLKEDSTLQELLLSPYLWVLSTGYLVVFGVKTCCTDWGQFFLIQEKGQSALVGSSYMSALEVGGLVGSIAAGYLSDRAMAKAGPSIHGSPRHGLLLLMMAGMTVSMYLFRVTVTSDSPKDFAFWTPGLHPLAELTGFTEHELWILVLGAVFGFSSYGPIALFGVIANESAPPNLCGTSHAIVGLMANVGGFLAGLPFSTIAKHYSWSTAFWVAEVICAASTAAFFLLRNIRTKMGRLPKKAE; encoded by the exons ATGGTGGCCCAGGGATACAGCTTTTATCGCACTGTGATCTTCTCAGCCATGTTTGGGGGCTATAGCCTATACTACTTCAACCGCAAGACCTTCTCCTTTGTCATGCCCTCATTGGTGGAGGAGATCCCTCTGGACAAGGATGACTTGG GGCtcatcaccagcagccagtcggCAGCTTATGCCATCAGCAAGTTTGTGAGTGGGGTGTTGTCTGACCAGATGAGTGCTCGCTGGCTCTTTTCTTCGGGGCTGTTCCTGGTTGGCCTGGTCAACATAGTTTTTTCCTGGAGCTCCACGGTTGCTGTCTTCGCTGCTCTCTGGTTCCTCAATGGCCTTGCACAGGGGCTGGGCTGGCCACCATGTGGGAAGGTCCTGCGGAAG TGGTTTGAGCCATCCCAGTTTGGCACTTGGTGGGCCATCCTGTCAACCAGCATGAACCTGGCTGGAGGGCTTGGCCCCATCCTGGCAACCATCCTTGCACAGAGCTATAGTTGGCGCAGCACATTGGCCCTGTCTGGGGCACTATGTGTGATTGTCTCCTTCCTCTGTCTCCTGCTCATCCACAATGAACCTGCTGATGTTGGACTCTGCAACCTGGACCCCACCCCTTCCAAAGGCAAGAAGG GCTCCTTGAAGGAGGACAGTACCCTCCAGGAGCTACTGCTATCCCCCTACCTGTGGGTGCTCTCCACTGGCTACCTCGTAGTGTTTGGCGTGAAGACCTGCTGCACTGACTGGGGCCAGTTCTTCCTTATCCAGGAGAAAGGCCAGTCAGCCCTCGTGG GTAGCTCCTACATGAGTGCCCTGGAGGTTGGGGGCCTGGTAGGCAGCATCGCAGCTGGCTACCTGTCAGACCGGGCTATGGCAAAG GCAGGACCGTCTATCCACGGGAGCCCTCGCCATGGGCTGCTGCTGCTCATGATGGCTGGCATGACCGTGTCCATGTACCTCTTCCGGGTAACTGTGACCAGTGACTCCCCCAAG GATTTTGCCTTCTGGACTCCAGGTCTGCATCCTCTTGCTGAGCTCACAGGCTTTACGGAGCATGAG CTCTGGATCCTAGTGTTGGGTGCTGTGTTTGGTTTCTCCTCTTACGGGCCCATTGCCCTGTTTGGAGTTATAGCCAATGAAAGTGCCCCTCCCAACTTGTGTGGTACCTCCCATGCCATTGTGGGACTCATGGCCAATG TGGGTGGTTTCCTGGCTGGGTTGCCCTTCAGCACCATTGCCAAGCACTACAGCTGGAGCACAGCCTTCTGGGTGGCTGAAGTTATCTGTGCAGCCAGCACAGCTGCTTTCTTCCTCCTAAGAAACATCCGCACCAAGATGGGCCGACTGCCCAAGAAGGCTGAGTGA